A genomic stretch from Bos mutus isolate GX-2022 chromosome 4, NWIPB_WYAK_1.1, whole genome shotgun sequence includes:
- the LOC102284407 gene encoding hyaluronidase-4, translated as MKPLSEGQLRFYVVQAIHLISWLFILFILKSISSLKPARLPVYQRKPFIAAWNAPTDQCLIKYNIRLNLKMFQVIGSPLARARGQNVTIFYVNRLGYYPWYTPQGVPINGGLPQNISLQVHLEKADQDIRYYIPSEDFSGLAVIDWEYWRPQWARNWNTKDIYRQKSRKLISETQENASAADIEYLAKATFEESAKAFMKETIELGIKSRPKGLWGYYLYPDCHNYNVYGPNYTGSCPEEEVLRNNELSWLWNSSAALYPSIGVRRSLGDSENVLRFSQFRVHESMRISIMTSRDHALPVFVYTRLGYRDQPLLFLSKQDLISTIGESAALGAAGIVIWGDMNLTSSKGNCTKVKQFVSSDLGSYIVNVTRAAEVCSLHVCRNNGRCIRKVWKMPDYLHLNPASYHIEASEDGEFTVKGRASDTDLAVLAERFSCHCYQGYQGADCREMKTADGCSGPSSFSGSLLTLCLLVSTGYQSRQW; from the exons ATGAAACCATTATCTGAAGGACAGCTGAGGTTTTATGTTGTTCAAGCAATACATCTCATATCATGGCTATTCATACTTTTCATTCTGAAGTCTATCTCTTCCCTGAAACCTGCCCGACTTCCAGTTTATCAGAGAAAGCCCTTTATAGCTGCCTGGAATGCTCCAACAGATCAGTGtttgataaaatataatataaggctgaatttgaaaatgtttcaGGTGATTGGAAGTCCACTGGCCAGGGCCAGGGGGCAAAACGTTACTATATTTTATGTCAACAGGTTGGGATACTATCCATGGTATACACCCCAGGGAGTTCCCATTAACGGAGGTCTCCCCCAGAACATAAGTTTGCAGGTACATCTGGAAAAAGCCGACCAAGATATCAGGTATTACATCCCTTCTGAAGATTTCAGTGGACTTGCTGTTATAGACTGGGAATACTGGCGACCCCAGTGGGCCAGGAACTGGAACACAAAAGACATCTACAGACAGAAGTCAAGAAAGCTTATTTCTGAGACGCAAGAGAATGCATCAGCTGCTGATATTGAATATTTAGCCAAAGCAACCTTTGAAGAAAGTGCAAAAGCTTTCATGAAGGAAACCATTGAACTGGGGATTAAGAGCAGACCCAAAGGCCTTTGGGGGTACTATTTATATCCCGATTGTCACAATTATAATGTTTATGGCCCAAACTATACTGGGTCCTGCCCGGAAGAAGAAGTTTTGAGGAACAATGAGCTCTCTTGGCTCTGGAACAGCAGTGCTGCTTTATATCCTTCTATTGGTGTCAGGAGATCTCTCGGAGACAGCGAGAATGTCCTGCGTTTCTCGCAATTTCGGGTGCATGAATCTATGAGGATCTCTATCATGACATCCCGTGATCATGCCCTACCTGTGTTTGTCTACACAAGGCTGGGCTACAGAGACCagcctttactttttctttctaag CAAGATCTAATCAGTACTATTGGAGAAAGTGCTGCCTTGGGAGCTGCGGGCATTGTTATCTGGGGAGACATGAATTTGACTTCATCTAAG GGCAACTGTACAAAGGTGAAGCAGTTTGTGAGTTCTGATTTAGGGAGCTACATAGTCAATGTGACCAGAGCCGCTGAGGTGTGCAGCCTTCATGTCTGCAGGAATAACGGGAGATGCATAAGGAAGGTATGGAAAATGCCTGATTATCTTCACCTGAACCCTGCGAGTTACCACATAGAGGCCTCTGAGGATGGAGAATTTACTGTGAAAGGCAGAGCATCTGATACAGACCTGGCAGTGCTGGCGGAGAGATTCTCCTGTCATTGTTATCAGGGATACCAAGGGGCTGACTGCAGGGAAATGAAGACGGCTGATGGCTGCTCTGGGCCTTCCTCTTTTTCGGGCTCACTACTCACACTGTGTCTGCTGGTTTCCACAGGTTATCAGAGCCGTCAGTGGTGA